The following are encoded in a window of Halorarum salinum genomic DNA:
- a CDS encoding DUF6653 family protein, translating to MRLAARLADRDSFWERHANPWSGWSRFLATPMLLYAAYARDRRVLALALGFTVVNPVAFPPVDRGGDPAWMTRVVDAERAWIRGEIEPGAWTRLNAVNSLLFGYALLSAYRRRPTRATLAAAVSTALKLLFVGVLVRKRATALSRTADGGRELPG from the coding sequence ATGCGGCTCGCCGCCCGTCTCGCGGACCGTGACTCGTTCTGGGAGCGCCACGCGAACCCGTGGAGCGGGTGGTCGCGGTTCCTCGCGACCCCCATGCTCCTGTACGCCGCCTACGCGCGCGACCGGCGGGTCCTCGCGCTGGCGCTCGGGTTCACCGTCGTCAACCCGGTCGCGTTCCCCCCGGTCGACCGCGGGGGCGACCCCGCGTGGATGACCCGCGTCGTGGACGCCGAGCGGGCGTGGATCCGCGGTGAGATCGAACCGGGCGCGTGGACCCGACTCAATGCGGTGAACTCCCTGCTCTTCGGCTACGCGCTCCTGTCGGCCTACCGGCGCCGGCCGACGAGGGCGACGCTCGCGGCCGCCGTCTCGACCGCGCTGAAGCTCCTGTTCGTCGGCGTCCTCGTGCGGAAGCGCGCCACTGCCCTCTCACGCACTGCGGACGGCGGACGAGAACTACCCGGCTGA
- a CDS encoding sugar phosphate isomerase/epimerase family protein: MTDGIRQGFMVDNGADPERCFRLAAEHGFDFLELNADHQFDRSRVDADGVRTLADEHGLDLVCHLPYRLDACSPRDHVREGGVRELEAAIDHAAAMGAGKGVFHLQTLANGDKWTTAEVRPGMYETARRLTGYAAERGVEAVAENLKSPFFDAGDLPDLFAETDASACLDTGHAFVTGQDGAAQADLIREHGDRIGHLHLNDTRIDGDDEHLPVGMGKVAFDEIADAMRETGWEGTCTHELFAFDRSYAAAGKERFDSLLAGV, from the coding sequence ATGACCGACGGAATCCGACAGGGGTTCATGGTCGACAACGGCGCCGACCCGGAGCGGTGCTTTCGCCTGGCCGCGGAGCACGGCTTCGACTTCCTCGAACTGAACGCGGACCACCAGTTCGACCGGTCGCGGGTCGACGCCGACGGCGTTCGGACGCTCGCGGACGAGCACGGCCTCGACCTGGTGTGTCACCTCCCGTACCGGCTGGACGCCTGCTCGCCACGCGATCACGTCCGCGAGGGCGGCGTCCGGGAGCTGGAGGCTGCGATCGATCACGCGGCGGCGATGGGCGCCGGGAAGGGCGTGTTCCACCTCCAGACGCTGGCGAACGGGGACAAGTGGACGACCGCCGAGGTGCGCCCGGGGATGTACGAGACGGCCCGGCGCCTGACCGGCTACGCCGCCGAGCGGGGGGTGGAGGCGGTCGCGGAGAACCTCAAGTCGCCGTTCTTCGACGCGGGCGACCTCCCGGACCTGTTCGCCGAGACCGACGCGTCGGCGTGTCTGGACACCGGACACGCGTTCGTGACGGGCCAGGACGGCGCGGCACAGGCCGACCTGATCCGCGAGCACGGCGACCGAATCGGCCACCTGCACCTCAACGACACCCGCATCGACGGGGACGACGAGCACCTCCCGGTCGGGATGGGGAAGGTGGCGTTCGACGAGATCGCCGACGCGATGCGCGAGACTGGTTGGGAGGGGACGTGTACGCACGAACTGTTCGCGTTCGACCGGTCGTACGCCGCCGCGGGGAAGGAGCGGTTCGATTCGTTGCTAGCCGGCGTCTGA
- a CDS encoding proteasome assembly chaperone family protein, giving the protein MDQIDIEVVADPELDEPALVEGLPGVGHVGKLVAEHLVEEFDGTLVRRAYTTEFPPQVTVDDEGVTELTHAEFHHVDADGVDLLVLTGDHQAASNEGHYTLTDAFLDVADDFGCERAFALGGVPTGELIDDDEYGVLGAVNDADAKPELEDADVEFRADEPAGGIVGVSGLVLGLGGRRGLEAACLMGETSGYLVDPKSAQAVLEVLQTVLGFEVDFADLEERAEEMEEVVGKIQEMQGGGGMPSEDELRYIG; this is encoded by the coding sequence ATGGACCAGATCGACATCGAGGTCGTGGCGGACCCCGAACTCGACGAGCCGGCCCTCGTCGAGGGGCTCCCGGGCGTCGGCCACGTCGGTAAACTCGTCGCCGAACACCTCGTCGAGGAGTTCGACGGCACGCTCGTCCGGCGTGCCTACACCACCGAGTTCCCCCCGCAGGTGACCGTCGACGACGAGGGCGTCACCGAACTCACCCACGCGGAGTTCCACCACGTCGACGCGGACGGCGTCGACCTGCTCGTGCTCACCGGCGACCACCAGGCCGCCAGCAACGAGGGCCACTACACGCTCACGGACGCCTTCCTCGACGTGGCCGACGACTTCGGCTGCGAGCGCGCGTTCGCGCTCGGGGGCGTCCCCACGGGCGAACTCATCGACGACGACGAGTACGGCGTGCTCGGCGCGGTGAACGACGCCGACGCGAAGCCCGAACTCGAGGACGCCGACGTGGAGTTTCGCGCGGACGAACCCGCCGGCGGCATCGTCGGCGTCTCCGGGCTCGTGCTCGGACTCGGCGGCCGACGCGGCCTCGAGGCCGCCTGCCTGATGGGCGAGACGTCGGGCTACCTCGTCGACCCGAAGAGCGCGCAGGCGGTCCTGGAGGTGCTCCAGACCGTCCTCGGGTTCGAGGTCGACTTCGCCGACCTCGAGGAGCGCGCCGAGGAGATGGAGGAGGTCGTCGGCAAGATCCAGGAGATGCAGGGCGGCGGCGGGATGCCGAGCGAGGACGAACTCCGGTACATCGGTTGA
- a CDS encoding aldo/keto reductase — translation MPMLGLGTWQNDEPEECRTTVETALNVGYRHVDTAQAYGNEEAVGEGIARADVDREDVFLATKVWIDDLAPEDVRETARASLDRLGVDLLDLLYVHWPVREYEAEETLGAFDDLYDEGLIDRVGVSNFLPEQVAEAAEIADAPIFANQVECHPLLRQEELRETCAEHDVEVVAYSPLARGEVFEVDVLTDVAEKHDASAAQVSLAWLREKGVTAIPKATSEEHIRDNWGSLGLDLDGEDVAAIDDIDRTDRRVDPDFGPWNRD, via the coding sequence ATGCCGATGCTCGGGCTCGGAACCTGGCAGAACGACGAGCCCGAGGAGTGCCGGACGACCGTGGAGACGGCCCTGAACGTCGGATATCGACACGTCGACACCGCCCAGGCGTACGGGAACGAGGAGGCGGTCGGCGAGGGCATCGCCCGCGCGGACGTCGACCGCGAGGACGTGTTCCTCGCGACCAAGGTCTGGATCGACGACCTCGCGCCCGAGGACGTCCGCGAGACGGCCCGCGCGAGCCTCGACCGCCTGGGCGTCGACTTGCTCGACCTGCTGTACGTCCACTGGCCCGTGCGCGAGTACGAGGCCGAAGAGACGCTTGGGGCGTTCGACGATCTGTACGACGAGGGGCTGATCGACCGCGTCGGCGTCTCCAACTTCCTCCCCGAGCAGGTGGCCGAGGCCGCCGAGATCGCCGACGCGCCGATCTTCGCCAACCAGGTCGAGTGCCACCCGCTGCTCCGGCAGGAGGAGCTCCGCGAGACGTGCGCCGAGCACGACGTGGAGGTCGTCGCCTACTCGCCGCTCGCGCGCGGCGAGGTGTTCGAGGTCGACGTGCTGACCGACGTCGCCGAGAAGCACGACGCCAGCGCCGCGCAGGTGAGCCTCGCGTGGCTGCGCGAGAAGGGCGTCACCGCGATCCCGAAGGCGACTTCGGAGGAGCACATCCGGGACAACTGGGGATCGCTCGGGCTCGACCTGGACGGGGAGGACGTCGCGGCCATCGACGACATCGACCGGACGGACCGGCGCGTCGACCCCGACTTCGGCCCCTGGAACCGGGACTGA
- a CDS encoding DUF373 family protein gives MTTLVLCVDRSNDVGRKAGVAPPVVGWEAVRSLVTDLGLSDPEDAGVNSLLESLRVARDLQDGGEEAVVAVVSGAGDSAVRADRALAAQLDDLLAGNDVDSAIVVIDSATDERAVPIVESRLTVDSVDRVVVRQARDLESTYYLLKQFMADEELRETVLVPVGVGLLILPVLLVQFSTAVAVAGLASLLGATLLYYGLGVDEVVERSPERAREALYSGQVSVVTYVVGLGLTLVGAFLGLLEASPTNGVTFVAVMEFAYSAVPWLALAALTASFGRLLDELIRDEGVRTPYLNLPFGVVALGLVVRGFAGWFLEREADRAPMELLGVALAPTERLAVFIVGGIVLALVGVRVAATVSDERLDDVIEDGVGGSDRG, from the coding sequence GTGACGACGCTGGTCCTCTGTGTGGACCGCTCGAACGACGTCGGCCGGAAGGCGGGCGTCGCCCCTCCGGTCGTCGGCTGGGAGGCGGTCCGCTCGCTCGTGACCGACCTCGGGCTGTCGGACCCGGAGGACGCCGGCGTCAACTCGCTCCTCGAGTCGCTCCGCGTCGCCCGCGACCTGCAGGACGGCGGCGAGGAGGCGGTCGTCGCGGTCGTCTCCGGGGCCGGCGACTCCGCGGTCCGTGCCGACAGGGCGCTCGCCGCCCAGCTAGACGATCTGCTCGCGGGCAACGACGTCGACTCGGCCATCGTGGTCATCGACAGCGCCACCGACGAGCGCGCGGTCCCGATCGTCGAGTCGCGGCTCACCGTCGACTCGGTCGACCGCGTCGTCGTCCGGCAGGCGCGGGACCTGGAGTCCACCTACTACCTCCTCAAGCAGTTCATGGCCGACGAGGAGCTCCGGGAGACGGTGCTCGTCCCGGTCGGGGTCGGCCTGCTCATCCTCCCGGTGCTGCTGGTGCAGTTCTCGACCGCGGTCGCCGTCGCGGGGCTCGCCTCGCTGCTCGGCGCCACGCTGCTCTACTACGGGCTCGGCGTGGACGAGGTCGTCGAACGGAGCCCGGAACGGGCACGGGAGGCGCTCTACTCCGGACAGGTGTCGGTCGTCACCTACGTCGTCGGCCTCGGGCTGACGCTCGTCGGCGCCTTCCTCGGCCTGCTCGAGGCCTCCCCGACGAACGGCGTGACGTTCGTCGCAGTCATGGAGTTCGCCTACAGCGCCGTCCCCTGGCTCGCGCTCGCGGCGCTGACCGCGTCGTTCGGCAGGCTGCTCGACGAGCTCATCCGCGACGAGGGCGTCCGGACGCCGTACCTGAACCTCCCGTTCGGCGTCGTCGCGCTCGGGCTCGTGGTCCGGGGGTTCGCCGGCTGGTTCCTCGAGCGGGAGGCCGACCGCGCCCCGATGGAACTGCTGGGCGTCGCACTCGCTCCCACCGAACGACTCGCCGTGTTCATCGTCGGCGGCATCGTCCTCGCGCTCGTCGGCGTGCGCGTGGCCGCCACGGTCTCGGACGAGCGGCTCGACGACGTCATCGAGGACGGCGTCGGCGGGAGCGACAGGGGGTAG
- a CDS encoding RidA family protein: MARKRVASGTEWESKVGYSRAVRVGDRIEVSGTTATDESGEVVGHGDPGEQARVAIGNVESALLEAGSGLGDVVRTRLYVTDVDDWEAIGRAHGEAFEDVGPATTMVEVSGLVDPAMLVEIEAIAVVEE; the protein is encoded by the coding sequence ATGGCACGGAAACGCGTCGCCAGCGGCACGGAGTGGGAGTCGAAAGTCGGCTACTCGCGGGCGGTTCGCGTGGGCGACCGGATCGAGGTCTCGGGCACCACGGCGACGGACGAGTCGGGCGAGGTCGTCGGTCACGGCGACCCGGGGGAGCAAGCGCGCGTCGCCATCGGGAACGTCGAATCGGCGCTGCTCGAGGCGGGGAGCGGGCTGGGGGACGTCGTCAGGACGCGGCTGTACGTCACCGACGTCGACGACTGGGAGGCGATCGGGCGCGCCCACGGGGAGGCGTTCGAGGACGTGGGGCCCGCGACGACGATGGTGGAGGTGTCGGGGCTCGTCGACCCGGCGATGCTCGTGGAGATCGAAGCGATCGCCGTCGTCGAGGAGTGA
- a CDS encoding S49 family peptidase, with translation MADSIQTALRALGVLAAALLAALLGYVLLYRVPADLTDLLGILLTVALVLAAVRLAARALESRFADYNVAEVEVSGPITRDGGGGRLPRSPSTPDADEIVEGIERADEDPNVDALMVKLNTPGGEVVPSDDIRLAAAEFDGPTLGYATDLCASGGMWIAAGCDELWARDASLVGSIGVRFSQTRFDEFADRYGVSYERIVSGDYKDSLGAPFKELEPRERTYLQGLSDAWYDTFVERVAESFDMTETAVRDTEARVFLGEDAVEMGLVTALGTDEDVEDRVEELLGEEVVRREFEPERGLAERLRSGAASVAFAVGAGAASVVAGEDGLEF, from the coding sequence ATGGCTGATTCCATCCAGACCGCGCTCCGCGCGCTCGGCGTCCTCGCCGCGGCGCTGCTCGCCGCGCTGCTCGGTTACGTCCTCCTGTACCGCGTCCCCGCGGACCTCACCGACCTGCTCGGCATCCTGCTCACGGTCGCGCTCGTTCTGGCGGCGGTCAGGCTCGCCGCCCGGGCGCTCGAGTCCAGGTTCGCCGACTACAACGTCGCCGAGGTCGAGGTCTCGGGGCCGATCACCCGCGACGGCGGCGGCGGACGCCTGCCGCGCTCGCCGTCGACGCCCGACGCCGACGAGATCGTCGAGGGGATCGAGCGCGCCGACGAGGACCCGAACGTCGACGCGCTGATGGTGAAGCTCAACACGCCCGGCGGCGAGGTCGTGCCGAGCGACGACATCCGACTCGCGGCCGCCGAGTTCGACGGGCCGACCCTCGGCTACGCGACCGACCTCTGTGCGTCCGGCGGGATGTGGATCGCCGCGGGCTGTGACGAACTGTGGGCGCGGGACGCCTCGCTCGTGGGCAGCATCGGCGTCCGCTTCTCCCAGACCCGCTTCGACGAGTTCGCCGACCGCTACGGGGTGAGCTACGAGCGCATCGTCTCGGGCGACTACAAGGACTCGCTGGGCGCGCCGTTCAAGGAACTGGAACCCCGCGAGCGCACCTACCTCCAGGGCCTCTCGGACGCGTGGTACGACACGTTCGTCGAGCGCGTGGCCGAGTCGTTCGACATGACCGAGACCGCGGTCCGCGACACCGAGGCCCGGGTGTTCCTCGGCGAGGACGCGGTGGAGATGGGGCTCGTGACCGCGCTCGGCACCGACGAGGACGTCGAGGACCGGGTCGAGGAACTGCTCGGCGAGGAGGTCGTCAGGCGGGAGTTCGAACCCGAACGGGGGCTGGCCGAGCGCCTGCGGTCCGGCGCGGCGTCGGTCGCGTTCGCGGTCGGCGCGGGCGCGGCCTCGGTCGTCGCCGGCGAGGACGGGCTGGAGTTCTGA
- a CDS encoding coiled-coil protein: MVTKEEVLEEYGLDQLDESRNVELDDEKLESGSKGELIKLAGQLRDRRNELNQMASERASKRDDLNAKTREKVDEAQEHREKRDELNEQVQEHKESRNELNAEANELFDEVESRKQELELNSGKSIEELKEEIEDLEFKQQTEVLSTEDERELIEKIEDKREQLSEKKGKVEQSGDLEELIEEAEEVRSEASTHHQKVTELADEAQEHHNRMIESYREADDIRDEADEMHELFVEAQEAADRHHEDFVSVQKRLRELDKEEEQERKAEREEKMEEEREEAEEIYQKFKDGETLDTEDLMKLQKTGLL; the protein is encoded by the coding sequence ATGGTAACGAAAGAGGAAGTTCTCGAAGAGTACGGACTTGACCAGCTTGACGAATCGCGAAACGTCGAACTCGACGACGAAAAGCTCGAGAGCGGCTCCAAGGGCGAACTGATCAAACTCGCAGGTCAGCTTCGCGACCGCCGCAACGAGCTCAACCAGATGGCCTCCGAGCGCGCGTCAAAGCGCGACGACCTGAACGCGAAGACCCGCGAGAAGGTCGACGAGGCCCAGGAACACCGCGAGAAGCGGGACGAGCTCAACGAGCAGGTGCAAGAGCACAAGGAGTCGCGAAACGAGCTCAACGCCGAGGCGAACGAGCTGTTCGACGAGGTCGAATCCCGCAAGCAGGAGCTCGAGCTCAACTCGGGCAAGTCCATCGAGGAGCTGAAGGAGGAGATCGAGGACCTCGAGTTCAAACAGCAGACCGAGGTGCTCTCCACGGAGGACGAGCGCGAACTCATCGAGAAGATCGAGGACAAGCGCGAACAGCTCTCCGAGAAGAAAGGCAAGGTCGAGCAGAGCGGCGACCTCGAGGAGCTCATCGAGGAGGCCGAGGAGGTCCGTAGCGAGGCGTCGACCCACCACCAGAAGGTGACCGAGCTCGCCGACGAGGCCCAGGAACACCACAACCGGATGATCGAGTCCTACCGCGAGGCGGACGACATCCGCGACGAGGCCGACGAGATGCACGAGCTCTTCGTCGAGGCCCAGGAGGCGGCCGACCGCCACCACGAGGACTTCGTCAGCGTCCAGAAGCGCCTGCGCGAACTGGACAAGGAGGAGGAGCAGGAGCGCAAGGCCGAGCGCGAGGAGAAGATGGAGGAGGAACGCGAGGAGGCCGAGGAGATCTACCAGAAGTTCAAGGACGGCGAGACCCTCGACACCGAGGACCTGATGAAGCTCCAGAAGACGGGGCTTCTCTAA
- a CDS encoding metallophosphoesterase, whose amino-acid sequence MAADALVEPVPGAPAATAALGGETALVIADYHAGIEVGLRYERGVELASAADERRERVLDLLARTGADRLVVLGDFGHRIGETSGAERDEIGALLDSLAVPVTLALGNHDPGVVEAFGDRLDVTPADGARIGDVGVLHGHTWPAPEVLTADVVCMGHEHPAVRLADDVGGTRVERAWLRGPLAREAFVGEVAGLDERGGPRDVADGVAGAGSEDGSGWRSPELVVFPAFNERSGGTWVNVDGQSFLSPFLPDGLERGEAYLLDGTRLGDYRSV is encoded by the coding sequence ATGGCGGCGGACGCGCTCGTCGAACCGGTGCCGGGCGCGCCCGCGGCGACCGCCGCCCTCGGCGGCGAGACCGCGCTGGTGATCGCCGACTACCACGCCGGGATCGAGGTCGGCCTGCGCTACGAGCGCGGCGTCGAACTGGCGAGCGCGGCCGACGAGCGACGCGAGCGGGTCCTCGACCTGCTCGCCCGGACCGGCGCGGATCGGCTGGTCGTGCTCGGCGACTTCGGGCACAGGATCGGGGAGACGAGCGGGGCCGAGCGGGACGAGATCGGTGCGCTCCTGGACTCGCTCGCGGTGCCGGTGACGCTCGCGCTCGGCAACCACGACCCCGGGGTCGTCGAGGCGTTCGGCGACCGGCTCGACGTGACGCCCGCCGACGGGGCCCGCATCGGCGACGTCGGCGTCCTCCACGGGCACACGTGGCCCGCACCGGAGGTGCTCACGGCCGACGTGGTCTGCATGGGTCACGAACACCCCGCGGTCAGGCTCGCCGACGACGTCGGGGGGACGCGGGTGGAACGCGCGTGGCTGCGCGGCCCGCTCGCGCGCGAGGCGTTCGTCGGCGAGGTGGCGGGCCTCGACGAGCGAGGCGGTCCCCGCGACGTGGCCGACGGCGTGGCGGGAGCCGGGAGCGAGGACGGTTCCGGCTGGAGGAGTCCCGAACTCGTCGTCTTCCCCGCGTTCAACGAGCGCTCCGGGGGGACGTGGGTGAACGTCGACGGACAGTCGTTCCTCTCGCCGTTCCTGCCGGACGGGCTCGAGCGCGGCGAGGCGTATCTCCTCGACGGGACGCGGCTCGGCGACTACCGGTCCGTTTAA
- a CDS encoding Single-stranded DNA binding protein, with protein sequence MDVDNHAEELASALGEDKEEVKQDLQNLLEYSVPIDEAKQSVRRKYGGGGGGDATPTSVDVADVTTDSGNVSVTARVLTVGTRSIRYQGEDTTIREGELADETGTISYTAWQDFGFEPGDTVTVGNAGVREWDGEPELNMGQSSSVALESETLAVPYDVGGERDLIDVEAGDRGLTVEARVTEVEERVIDGRDGETTILSGVLGDETARLPFTDWDPTPEVEEGAELRVEDVYVREFRGVPSINLTEFTTVSGATVEVTDEAPRVAIGEAVSSGGMYDVEVTGNVLEVRDGSGLIERCPDCGRLVQNGQCRSHGQVDPEDDLRVKAILDDGTATVTAILDREITETVYGGTLEDALEAARDAMSREVVAEDVREKLVGREYRVRGHLSVDEYGANLDASEFEPSEDDPIERATAALEEVRA encoded by the coding sequence ATGGACGTCGACAACCACGCCGAGGAGCTCGCCTCCGCTCTCGGCGAAGACAAAGAGGAGGTCAAGCAGGACCTGCAGAACCTACTGGAGTACAGCGTCCCCATCGACGAGGCCAAGCAGTCGGTCCGCCGGAAGTACGGCGGCGGCGGTGGCGGCGACGCCACGCCCACGTCGGTCGACGTCGCGGACGTCACCACCGACTCCGGCAACGTCAGCGTCACCGCGCGCGTGCTGACGGTCGGGACGCGTAGCATCCGCTACCAGGGCGAGGACACGACCATCCGCGAGGGGGAACTCGCGGACGAAACCGGGACGATCAGCTACACCGCGTGGCAGGACTTCGGCTTCGAGCCCGGGGACACCGTCACGGTCGGCAACGCCGGCGTGCGCGAGTGGGACGGCGAACCCGAACTCAACATGGGCCAGTCCTCCTCGGTGGCGCTCGAATCGGAGACCCTGGCGGTCCCGTACGACGTCGGCGGCGAGCGCGACCTCATCGACGTCGAGGCGGGCGACCGCGGGCTGACCGTCGAGGCGCGCGTGACGGAGGTCGAAGAGCGAGTCATCGACGGCCGGGACGGCGAGACCACCATCCTCTCGGGCGTGCTGGGCGACGAGACCGCCCGGCTCCCGTTCACCGACTGGGACCCGACGCCCGAGGTCGAGGAGGGCGCCGAACTCCGCGTCGAGGACGTGTACGTCCGGGAGTTCCGCGGCGTCCCCTCGATCAACCTCACCGAGTTCACGACCGTCTCCGGGGCGACCGTCGAGGTAACCGACGAGGCGCCACGCGTCGCCATCGGCGAGGCAGTCTCCTCGGGCGGGATGTACGACGTGGAGGTGACCGGCAACGTGCTCGAAGTGCGCGACGGCTCCGGGCTCATCGAGCGCTGTCCCGACTGCGGCCGGCTGGTCCAGAACGGCCAGTGCCGCAGCCACGGGCAGGTCGACCCCGAGGACGACCTTCGGGTGAAGGCGATCCTCGACGACGGCACCGCCACGGTCACCGCCATCCTCGACCGCGAGATCACCGAAACGGTGTACGGCGGGACGCTGGAGGACGCCCTCGAGGCCGCGCGTGACGCGATGAGCCGCGAGGTCGTCGCCGAGGACGTGCGCGAGAAGCTGGTCGGGCGGGAGTACCGCGTCCGCGGCCACCTCTCGGTGGACGAGTACGGCGCGAACCTCGACGCGAGCGAGTTCGAACCGAGCGAGGACGACCCGATCGAGCGTGCGACGGCCGCGCTCGAGGAGGTGAGAGCGTGA
- a CDS encoding RNA-protein complex protein Nop10, producing the protein MKSDIRVCSAWKGRHERPVYTLHDACPECGADAVNSAPAPFSPEDPYGEYRRRARERSSSE; encoded by the coding sequence GTGAAATCGGACATCAGGGTCTGTTCGGCGTGGAAGGGGCGTCACGAGCGGCCGGTGTACACGCTCCACGACGCCTGTCCGGAGTGTGGCGCCGACGCGGTCAACTCCGCGCCGGCGCCGTTCAGCCCCGAGGATCCGTACGGCGAGTATCGGCGGCGTGCCCGCGAGCGCTCGTCCTCGGAGTAG
- a CDS encoding translation initiation factor IF-2 subunit alpha, giving the protein MKFSGWPEKGELVVGEIDEIADFGVFVDLDEYEDKRGLVHVSEVASGWIKNIRDHVSVGERVVAKVLDVDESSQQIDLSIKDVNDHQRSDKIQEWKNERKADNWMTISFGEDVSDEQYTRVAEALYSAFGSMYDGFEQAAIHGEEALEDTDLDEGEIEAIVETARENVSVPYVTVTGYVDLESPEADGVDDVKAALEAAEGNGEVPDEVELEVTYVGAPEYRIRVRAPDYKTAEDELEESADRARRSITAVGGTGSFHRERETEDE; this is encoded by the coding sequence ATGAAATTCAGCGGCTGGCCCGAGAAGGGTGAACTCGTCGTCGGCGAGATCGACGAGATCGCCGACTTCGGCGTGTTCGTGGATCTGGACGAGTACGAGGACAAGCGCGGACTCGTCCACGTGAGCGAGGTCGCGAGCGGGTGGATCAAGAACATCCGCGACCACGTGAGCGTCGGCGAGCGCGTCGTGGCGAAGGTGCTCGACGTCGACGAGTCGTCCCAGCAGATCGACCTCTCGATCAAGGACGTCAACGACCACCAGCGCTCGGACAAGATACAGGAGTGGAAGAACGAGCGCAAGGCGGACAACTGGATGACCATCTCGTTCGGCGAGGACGTGAGCGACGAGCAGTACACCCGCGTCGCGGAGGCGCTCTACTCGGCGTTCGGATCGATGTACGACGGCTTCGAGCAGGCGGCCATCCACGGCGAGGAGGCGCTCGAGGACACCGACCTCGACGAGGGGGAGATCGAGGCCATCGTCGAGACGGCCCGGGAGAACGTCTCGGTCCCGTACGTGACGGTCACGGGTTACGTCGACCTCGAATCGCCCGAGGCCGACGGCGTCGACGACGTGAAGGCCGCGCTCGAGGCCGCCGAGGGGAACGGCGAGGTGCCGGACGAGGTGGAACTCGAGGTGACCTACGTCGGCGCCCCCGAGTACCGCATCCGCGTCCGCGCCCCCGACTACAAGACCGCCGAGGACGAACTGGAGGAGTCGGCCGACCGCGCGCGCCGGTCCATCACGGCCGTCGGCGGGACGGGTTCGTTCCACCGCGAGCGCGAGACCGAGGACGAGTAG